A region from the Methylocystis iwaonis genome encodes:
- the ccmB gene encoding heme exporter protein CcmB: MTSPIGALFLREWRIARRVGGSGAMGVVFFLTLVTIVPFAVGPDPNLLARIGPAILWIAALLASLLAFDRLFQADAEDGSLDLLHLGETPLELAVLVKCAAHWAATGLPLIIAAPFLGLMLQQETIALAGVVATLLVGTPALTLIGAIGAAATVTVRRGGLLMALLVLPLTIPVLIFGVSACEAATGGTVPFYSPFSILCAITLVALALCPFAAAAALRHLGE; this comes from the coding sequence ATGACCTCGCCGATCGGCGCGCTCTTCCTGCGCGAATGGCGCATCGCCCGCCGTGTCGGCGGCTCGGGCGCCATGGGGGTGGTGTTCTTCCTCACCCTCGTGACGATCGTCCCCTTCGCCGTGGGGCCGGACCCGAACCTCCTCGCCCGCATCGGCCCGGCGATCCTGTGGATCGCGGCGTTGCTCGCGAGCCTGCTCGCCTTCGACCGGCTGTTCCAGGCGGACGCCGAGGACGGCTCGCTCGATCTGCTGCATCTGGGCGAAACGCCGCTGGAGCTGGCGGTGCTGGTGAAATGCGCCGCCCATTGGGCCGCGACCGGCCTGCCGCTCATCATCGCTGCGCCCTTTCTGGGGTTGATGCTGCAGCAGGAGACGATCGCGCTCGCGGGCGTGGTGGCGACGCTCTTAGTGGGCACCCCGGCGCTGACCCTCATCGGCGCCATTGGCGCGGCGGCGACGGTGACCGTGCGGCGCGGCGGTCTGCTGATGGCGTTGCTGGTGCTGCCGCTGACGATTCCGGTGCTGATTTTCGGCGTCTCGGCCTGCGAGGCGGCGACCGGCGGGACCGTGCCTTTCTATTCGCCCTTCTCGATCCTCTGCGCCATCACGCTCGTGGCGCTGGCGCTGTGCCCCTTCGCGGCGGCGGCGGCGTTGCGGCATTTGGGGGAGTAA
- a CDS encoding sterol desaturase family protein: MTQDTRTEALDASPRIFENDLLDRFSRVHHLTPVIIYTPIILGLLFYSLSLQGAGLVLLGLVIGYVAWTLTEYFGHRYLFHTVFPLPFGFGPRFQFLIHGVHHIYPSDPLRLVMPPLLSAPIMLIALTIIRLIFGATFAWPVFAGFMAGYVAYDCVHYWTHHGQPTSDLGKLVKRLHMLHHFRDAEKGFGVHAIWWDYVFGTAYQKGETPGTKAV; encoded by the coding sequence ATGACGCAGGACACACGCACAGAAGCGCTGGACGCCTCGCCGCGCATTTTCGAGAACGACCTTCTCGATCGTTTCTCGCGCGTGCATCACCTCACGCCCGTGATCATCTACACGCCGATCATTCTGGGCCTGCTGTTCTACTCCTTGTCGCTGCAGGGCGCCGGGCTCGTTTTGCTCGGCCTCGTCATCGGCTATGTCGCCTGGACGCTGACCGAATATTTCGGCCACCGCTATCTCTTCCACACGGTGTTTCCGCTGCCCTTCGGCTTCGGACCGCGCTTCCAGTTCCTGATTCACGGCGTGCATCACATCTATCCGAGCGACCCGCTGCGGCTCGTGATGCCGCCGCTGCTCTCCGCGCCGATCATGCTCATCGCGCTGACGATCATCCGGCTGATCTTCGGCGCGACCTTCGCCTGGCCGGTGTTCGCAGGCTTCATGGCCGGCTATGTGGCCTATGACTGCGTGCATTACTGGACGCATCACGGCCAGCCGACTTCCGATCTCGGCAAATTGGTGAAGCGTCTGCATATGCTCCACCATTTCCGCGACGCCGAGAAGGGTTTCGGCGTGCATGCGATCTGGTGGGACTATGTCTTCGGCACGGCCTATCAGAAGGGCGAGACGCCGGGGACCAAGGCCGTCTGA
- a CDS encoding enoyl-CoA hydratase, translated as MTDSNEFVLQEEAGHVARLTLNRPASRNALSVAMLAALSQRLDGLEKRGDIRVVVLQAEGPAFCAGHDLKELTAHRSDADGGRGFFEETMRGCSALMQKIVGLRQPVIAAVDEIATAAGCQLVASCDLAVAGPNARFCTPGVDIGLFCSTPAVALSRNLAPKHALEMLLTGFPIGAEAALRIGLVNRVSQDGARTGARALAELIAAKSPEAIRFGKRAFYAQREKPLVEAYDLASAVMAENMLAEDAKEGIAAFLEKRAPEWREP; from the coding sequence ATGACCGACAGCAATGAATTCGTCCTCCAGGAAGAAGCGGGGCATGTCGCGCGGCTGACGCTCAACAGGCCGGCGTCGCGCAACGCTTTGTCGGTGGCGATGCTGGCGGCGCTGTCGCAGCGGCTAGACGGTCTGGAGAAGCGCGGCGACATTCGCGTCGTGGTGCTGCAGGCCGAGGGCCCGGCCTTCTGCGCGGGTCACGACCTCAAGGAGCTGACGGCTCACCGGAGCGACGCCGACGGCGGGCGTGGGTTCTTCGAGGAGACGATGCGGGGCTGCTCGGCGCTGATGCAAAAGATCGTCGGGCTGCGGCAGCCCGTTATCGCCGCCGTCGACGAAATCGCCACCGCGGCGGGCTGCCAGCTCGTCGCGAGCTGCGACCTCGCCGTCGCCGGCCCGAACGCGCGCTTCTGCACGCCGGGCGTTGACATTGGCCTGTTCTGCTCGACGCCCGCCGTGGCGCTCTCCCGCAATCTCGCGCCGAAACACGCCCTGGAAATGCTGCTCACCGGCTTCCCAATCGGCGCGGAGGCGGCGCTGCGCATCGGGCTCGTCAACCGCGTCTCACAGGACGGCGCACGCACCGGCGCGCGGGCCCTCGCCGAGCTGATCGCGGCGAAGTCGCCGGAGGCGATCCGCTTCGGCAAGAGGGCGTTTTACGCCCAGCGCGAGAAGCCGCTCGTCGAGGCCTATGATCTCGCGAGCGCCGTGATGGCGGAGAATATGCTCGCCGAGGACGCGAAAGAGGGGATCGCGGCGTTTCTGGAGAAGCGGGCGCCGGAGTGGCGGGAGCCGTGA
- a CDS encoding fatty acid desaturase, protein MNGISVTAQGADRSHVERRRLILEKYPQVRELFGRDPVTFKITAGIFAGQFVIAAVMGWLGLSYWWLSLLLAICVGAFANHANFVIIHDAIHNCVFEDPLANKWTAILADLPNGFPTAMGFRCYHIKHHSHLSAYDYDADVPSHWEVEWVGNSAWRKAAWLFAFPAIQLARLSRLKGTVPIMGKWTYINIAVIIAFDLFMLWAFGPNALLYLFLSFWFSVGGLHPLSARWLQEHFAFGPDQGTFDYYGPLNKLALNIGYHNEHHDFHEIPWNRLPELTAMAPEFYDTLRCHRSWFALLVTFIFDPTYSLGTRSVNVTQAAQQIAAPAE, encoded by the coding sequence ATGAACGGCATTTCGGTCACCGCCCAGGGCGCCGACCGCTCGCATGTCGAGCGCCGCCGCTTGATCTTGGAAAAATATCCGCAGGTGCGCGAGCTTTTTGGCAGAGACCCGGTGACCTTCAAGATCACGGCCGGCATCTTCGCCGGGCAATTCGTGATCGCGGCCGTGATGGGCTGGCTCGGCCTCTCCTATTGGTGGCTGTCGCTGCTGCTGGCGATCTGTGTCGGCGCCTTCGCGAACCATGCGAATTTCGTCATCATCCACGACGCGATTCACAATTGCGTCTTCGAGGACCCTCTCGCCAATAAATGGACGGCGATCCTCGCCGATCTCCCCAACGGCTTCCCCACAGCGATGGGCTTCCGCTGCTATCACATCAAGCACCATTCGCATCTCTCGGCCTATGACTATGACGCCGATGTGCCGAGCCACTGGGAAGTGGAGTGGGTCGGCAATAGCGCATGGCGCAAGGCCGCCTGGCTTTTCGCCTTTCCCGCGATCCAGCTCGCGCGCCTGTCTCGGCTGAAGGGCACCGTGCCGATCATGGGCAAATGGACCTATATCAACATCGCGGTCATCATCGCCTTCGATCTCTTCATGCTCTGGGCCTTCGGCCCGAACGCTTTGCTCTATCTCTTCCTGTCCTTCTGGTTTTCGGTGGGCGGGCTGCATCCGTTGAGCGCGCGCTGGCTGCAGGAGCATTTCGCCTTCGGGCCCGACCAAGGCACGTTCGATTATTATGGGCCGCTCAATAAGCTCGCGCTCAATATCGGCTATCACAACGAGCACCACGATTTTCACGAGATCCCGTGGAACCGGCTGCCGGAGCTCACCGCCATGGCGCCGGAGTTCTATGACACGCTGCGCTGCCACCGCTCCTGGTTCGCGCTGCTCGTCACCTTCATCTTCGATCCGACCTATTCGCTCGGCACGCGGTCGGTAAATGTCACGCAAGCGGCGCAGCAGATCGCTGCCCCGGCGGAGTAA
- the ligA gene encoding NAD-dependent DNA ligase LigA, translating to MTKKSAASHSLPIEELSLAQARAEHASLGEDIARYDRAYYQEDAPLVPDADYDVARRRYEALEKAFPELVSEESLTKKVGAKPSEKFAKVKHAVPMLSLGNVFSDEEVRDFVARVRRFLGLAETAPITCTAEPKIDGLSCSLRYERGHLVQAATRGDGYEGEDVTANIRTLKEVPQRLHDGAPEVLEVRGEVYMTHAAFAALNERQTAAGKQIFANPRNAAAGSLRQLDSRITAERPLHFFAYGWGEVSALPARTQWGVLQAFNAYGLKINPRTRLCESVEEMVAHYHAIEADRATLGYDIDGVVYKVDDIALQERLGFVSRAPRWAVAHKFPAERATTILRDIEINVGRTGALTPVARLEPVTVGGVVVSNATLHNEDEIARKDIRIGDTVVVQRAGDVIPQIVEVIPEKRPHGAKPYEFPQICPRCGSAALREIDEKTGEADVVRRCTGSLVCPAQAVERLKHFASRNAFDIEGLGDKQIEYFFAEGLIKTPSDIFTLEERDRKSLTRIKNREGFGETSVRNLFAAIEARRVIPINRFLFALGIRHVGETNARRLARHFGDFDSLRETSRDADPGTEARARIDCIDGIGPVVAEALHDFFAEPHNEKELDALLEQVTIEPMPQVASSSPVAGKTVVFTGSLERLTRDEAKAQAERFGAKVAASVSKKTDLVVAGPGAGSKLAKAQELGIEVITEDDWFKRTGQE from the coding sequence TGCGAGCCTCGGCGAAGACATCGCCCGCTATGATCGCGCTTATTATCAGGAAGACGCGCCGCTCGTTCCCGACGCCGACTATGACGTGGCCCGCCGCCGCTACGAGGCGCTCGAAAAAGCCTTCCCCGAACTCGTCTCCGAGGAGTCGCTGACAAAAAAAGTCGGCGCCAAGCCCAGCGAAAAATTTGCGAAAGTGAAACACGCCGTGCCGATGCTCTCGCTCGGCAATGTCTTTTCGGACGAGGAAGTCCGCGACTTCGTGGCGCGCGTGCGCCGCTTTCTCGGCCTCGCCGAAACGGCGCCCATCACCTGCACCGCCGAGCCGAAAATCGACGGCCTTTCCTGCTCGCTGCGTTACGAGCGCGGCCATCTCGTGCAGGCGGCGACGCGTGGCGACGGCTATGAGGGCGAGGACGTCACCGCCAATATCCGCACATTGAAGGAAGTGCCGCAGCGCCTGCACGACGGCGCGCCAGAAGTGCTGGAGGTGCGCGGCGAAGTCTATATGACGCATGCGGCCTTTGCGGCGCTGAACGAGCGCCAGACAGCGGCGGGCAAGCAAATCTTCGCCAATCCGCGCAATGCGGCGGCGGGCTCGCTGCGCCAGCTCGATTCGCGGATCACCGCCGAACGGCCGCTGCATTTCTTCGCTTACGGCTGGGGCGAGGTGAGCGCCTTGCCGGCCCGAACGCAATGGGGCGTGCTGCAAGCCTTCAACGCCTATGGGTTGAAGATCAATCCGCGCACAAGGCTTTGCGAAAGCGTCGAGGAGATGGTGGCCCATTATCACGCGATCGAAGCCGATCGCGCGACGCTGGGCTATGACATCGACGGGGTCGTCTACAAGGTCGATGACATTGCGCTGCAGGAGCGGCTCGGTTTCGTGTCACGCGCGCCGCGCTGGGCGGTGGCGCATAAATTCCCCGCCGAGCGCGCGACAACCATTTTGCGCGACATCGAGATAAATGTAGGCCGCACCGGCGCGCTGACGCCCGTCGCGCGGCTGGAGCCGGTGACCGTCGGCGGCGTCGTCGTGTCGAACGCCACGCTCCACAACGAAGACGAGATCGCCCGCAAGGACATCCGCATCGGCGACACGGTCGTCGTGCAGCGCGCCGGCGACGTCATTCCGCAGATCGTGGAGGTCATCCCGGAAAAGCGCCCCCATGGCGCGAAGCCTTACGAATTCCCGCAAATCTGCCCGCGCTGCGGCTCGGCGGCGCTGCGCGAGATCGACGAAAAGACCGGCGAGGCGGATGTGGTGCGCCGCTGCACGGGCTCGCTCGTCTGCCCGGCGCAGGCGGTCGAGCGCCTGAAGCATTTCGCCTCGCGCAATGCCTTCGACATCGAGGGGCTCGGCGACAAGCAGATCGAATATTTCTTCGCCGAAGGCCTCATCAAAACGCCTTCGGATATTTTCACGCTCGAAGAGCGCGATCGAAAGAGCCTCACAAGGATCAAGAATCGCGAGGGCTTCGGCGAGACCTCGGTGCGCAATCTCTTCGCGGCGATCGAGGCGCGGCGGGTCATCCCCATCAATCGCTTTCTCTTTGCGCTGGGCATCCGCCATGTGGGCGAGACCAATGCGCGCCGCCTCGCGAGACACTTCGGCGATTTTGACTCTCTGCGCGAGACGTCGCGCGACGCCGATCCGGGCACGGAGGCGCGCGCCCGCATCGATTGCATCGACGGCATCGGGCCGGTGGTCGCCGAGGCGTTGCACGACTTCTTCGCCGAGCCGCATAATGAGAAGGAGCTCGACGCCCTGCTCGAGCAGGTGACGATCGAACCGATGCCGCAGGTCGCGTCATCTTCGCCTGTCGCCGGCAAGACGGTGGTCTTCACCGGTTCGCTGGAGCGCCTCACCCGCGACGAAGCGAAGGCGCAGGCCGAGCGCTTCGGCGCGAAGGTCGCGGCGTCCGTGTCCAAGAAAACCGACCTCGTGGTGGCGGGGCCCGGCGCCGGCTCGAAGCTCGCCAAGGCGCAGGAGCTTGGCATCGAGGTCATTACGGAAGACGATTGGTTCAAGCGGACGGGGCAGGAGTAG
- the ccmA gene encoding heme ABC exporter ATP-binding protein CcmA, translating into MEKSPHRPHADVQSALRLSVENLAVSRGGRPVLAGVSFALSGGEALVVTGRNGAGKSTLLRTLAGLLPRAAGEMRLEGAGEEAELPQQAHYLAHADGMKAALSLEENLEFWSFYLSPAADPRARTIAEALAVVGLSFASRAPFGALSAGQKRRAALARLLVAFRPVWLLDEPLTALDKVSREKFAAVMRDHCAKGGLIVAATHEPLGLEEAGELALGGAK; encoded by the coding sequence ATGGAAAAGAGCCCGCATCGCCCCCATGCAGACGTCCAGTCCGCCCTCCGGCTGAGCGTGGAGAATCTCGCCGTCTCGCGCGGCGGCCGGCCCGTGCTGGCCGGTGTCAGCTTCGCTCTTTCGGGCGGCGAGGCGCTGGTGGTGACGGGCCGCAACGGCGCCGGGAAATCGACCCTGCTGCGCACGCTCGCCGGCCTTCTGCCGCGCGCCGCCGGCGAGATGCGGCTGGAGGGCGCGGGCGAAGAGGCGGAACTGCCCCAACAGGCGCATTATCTCGCGCATGCCGACGGCATGAAGGCGGCGCTCTCCCTCGAAGAAAATCTCGAATTCTGGTCGTTCTATCTCTCCCCCGCGGCCGATCCGCGCGCCCGGACGATCGCAGAGGCGCTTGCCGTCGTCGGGCTCTCTTTCGCGTCGCGCGCCCCATTCGGCGCGCTCTCGGCGGGCCAGAAGCGCCGCGCGGCGCTGGCGCGGCTCCTCGTCGCTTTCCGTCCCGTGTGGCTCCTCGACGAGCCGCTGACGGCGCTCGACAAGGTTTCGCGCGAAAAATTCGCCGCGGTGATGCGCGATCACTGCGCCAAGGGCGGCCTCATCGTCGCCGCGACCCATGAGCCGCTGGGGCTCGAGGAAGCCGGCGAGCTGGCATTGGGAGGCGCGAAATGA
- a CDS encoding aminotransferase class I/II-fold pyridoxal phosphate-dependent enzyme: MTKHRSLPDYASRRFRFAGNALLEFNNPFFAQIDKLKADFEAQGTHFVSFANYDYLGLANHPRIREEAKREVDGLGVGALASRLVGGERTTHKQFEAEIAEFIGMESALALVSGYLSNVTTISYLMNGKRDAIFIDELAHNSIVYGAEGAPAHVVKFRHNDMDHLDHLLARHREEYRNVLVVVEGVYSMDGDTADLPRLYEIKDKYQIWLMVDEAHSLGVLGDHGRGLAEHQGVDPQRIDLIIGTLSKSLASCGGYICARKEVIEWFRYTLPGFVYSVGFSPVVLAAARTALRLMQEETWRIGKLAQNAELFRQVAHENGFSTGPAIGRGVVPILFENDLETMWAARHLLEKGYYVPPVVRIGVPKDGPRLRFFFSANHTEAEIRGVIQALRDIPPVSEEAQRIVAAAMSGAAA; the protein is encoded by the coding sequence GTGACGAAACACAGAAGCCTCCCCGACTATGCCTCGCGGAGATTCCGCTTCGCGGGCAACGCCCTGCTCGAGTTCAATAACCCCTTCTTCGCGCAGATCGACAAGCTCAAGGCGGACTTCGAAGCGCAGGGGACGCATTTCGTCAGCTTCGCGAATTACGATTATCTCGGCCTCGCCAATCATCCGCGCATCCGCGAGGAGGCCAAGCGCGAGGTCGACGGGCTCGGCGTCGGGGCGCTCGCCTCGCGGCTCGTGGGCGGCGAGCGCACCACGCATAAGCAGTTCGAGGCGGAGATCGCCGAATTCATCGGCATGGAAAGCGCGCTGGCGCTCGTCTCCGGCTATCTCTCGAACGTCACCACTATTTCCTATCTGATGAACGGCAAGCGCGACGCGATCTTCATCGACGAGCTTGCCCATAACAGCATCGTCTATGGCGCGGAGGGCGCGCCGGCCCATGTCGTCAAGTTCCGCCACAACGACATGGACCATCTCGACCATCTGCTGGCGCGCCATCGCGAGGAATATCGCAATGTGCTGGTCGTCGTCGAAGGCGTCTACAGCATGGACGGCGACACCGCCGATCTGCCGCGCCTCTATGAAATCAAGGACAAATATCAAATCTGGCTGATGGTCGACGAAGCCCATTCGCTCGGCGTTCTGGGCGACCATGGCCGCGGGCTTGCGGAGCATCAGGGCGTCGATCCGCAGCGCATCGACCTCATCATCGGCACACTCTCCAAATCGCTCGCCTCCTGCGGCGGCTATATCTGCGCCAGGAAGGAAGTGATCGAGTGGTTCCGCTACACGCTGCCGGGCTTCGTTTATAGCGTCGGCTTCTCGCCGGTCGTTCTCGCGGCGGCGCGCACAGCCTTGCGGCTGATGCAGGAAGAGACCTGGCGCATCGGCAAGCTGGCGCAGAACGCCGAGCTTTTCCGCCAGGTCGCGCATGAAAACGGCTTCTCCACGGGCCCGGCGATCGGCCGCGGCGTGGTGCCGATCCTCTTCGAAAACGATCTGGAAACGATGTGGGCGGCGCGGCATCTGCTCGAGAAGGGCTATTATGTGCCGCCCGTCGTGCGCATCGGCGTGCCCAAGGACGGACCGCGCCTGCGCTTCTTCTTCTCGGCGAACCATACGGAGGCGGAAATCCGCGGCGTCATACAGGCGTTGCGCGACATCCCGCCTGTGTCGGAAGAGGCGCAGCGCATCGTCGCCGCCGCCATGTCCGGCGCCGCCGCCTGA
- a CDS encoding (Fe-S)-binding protein, translating to MKTFLDWSAYDTYGIGDAYSGIPATGGNYAKAVAVCMHSRDCQKAGKGVMCPSYRITGDPKHSTEARVAAFKAALNDPANARAFADPRLAEAMDLCVSCKACKKECPSAVDMTLIKTEYLAQRHAITGVPIRTRLFGGVPEWTGRHRAVLGFAIRLRNRFSALAKFAERRLGITARRPLPELAAKPFAPAKKASAAAGARGDVILFVDTFCHHFDPEIAEAAVAVLERAGYSVRFAKPAPTDAEPNRPLCCGRTYLTTGMADKAKGEASRVLAAFRDAIAAKTPIIGLEPSCLLSLRDELYSLGLGPEVGDLGKQLYLFEEFLAREHQNNGLRLELKPLDLPKALLHGHCHQKAFGVMKATRKVLSWIPGFSFEVIDSSCCGMAGSFGLEAEHYEASMAMAEQSLLPAVRAASEDTPLIANGFSCRHQIEHGSGRKARHIALLLRDALA from the coding sequence ATGAAAACCTTTCTCGATTGGTCGGCTTACGACACCTACGGCATTGGCGACGCCTATTCGGGCATTCCGGCCACGGGCGGCAATTACGCCAAGGCTGTCGCTGTGTGCATGCACAGCCGCGATTGTCAGAAAGCCGGCAAGGGCGTCATGTGCCCGAGCTACCGCATCACCGGCGACCCCAAGCATTCCACCGAAGCGCGCGTCGCGGCCTTCAAGGCCGCCCTCAACGACCCCGCCAACGCGCGCGCCTTCGCCGATCCGCGCCTCGCGGAAGCGATGGATTTGTGCGTCTCCTGCAAGGCCTGCAAGAAGGAATGTCCCAGCGCCGTCGATATGACGCTGATCAAGACGGAATATCTCGCCCAGCGCCATGCGATCACCGGGGTCCCGATCCGCACACGGCTCTTCGGCGGCGTGCCGGAATGGACCGGCCGGCATCGCGCTGTGCTGGGCTTCGCGATTCGCCTGCGAAATCGTTTCTCGGCGCTCGCCAAATTTGCGGAAAGACGGCTCGGTATCACGGCGCGCCGGCCGCTTCCGGAGCTGGCGGCGAAACCCTTCGCGCCGGCGAAGAAGGCTAGCGCGGCGGCGGGCGCGCGCGGCGACGTCATTCTCTTCGTCGACACTTTCTGCCACCATTTCGACCCCGAGATCGCCGAGGCCGCCGTCGCCGTGCTGGAACGCGCCGGCTACAGTGTGCGCTTCGCCAAGCCCGCGCCGACTGACGCCGAACCCAACCGGCCGCTCTGCTGCGGACGCACCTATCTCACGACCGGCATGGCGGATAAGGCGAAGGGCGAAGCGAGCCGCGTTCTCGCCGCCTTCCGCGACGCCATCGCGGCCAAGACGCCGATCATCGGGCTGGAGCCATCCTGCCTTCTGTCGCTCCGCGACGAGCTTTACAGCCTGGGGCTCGGTCCCGAGGTCGGCGATCTCGGCAAGCAGCTTTACCTCTTTGAGGAGTTTCTGGCGCGTGAGCATCAAAACAACGGCCTGCGGCTGGAGTTGAAACCGCTGGATTTACCCAAGGCCCTGCTGCATGGCCATTGCCACCAGAAAGCTTTCGGCGTGATGAAGGCGACGCGCAAGGTGTTGAGCTGGATACCGGGCTTTTCCTTCGAGGTGATCGATTCGAGCTGCTGCGGCATGGCGGGAAGCTTTGGCCTGGAGGCCGAGCATTACGAGGCCTCCATGGCGATGGCCGAACAATCCCTGCTGCCGGCGGTGCGCGCCGCATCGGAAGACACGCCGCTGATCGCCAACGGCTTCTCCTGCCGTCACCAGATCGAGCACGGCAGCGGCCGAAAAGCTCGGCACATCGCGCTGCTGCTGCGCGACGCGCTCGCGTGA
- a CDS encoding penicillin-binding protein 1A, with the protein MRLLARFLGFVFATGTIVFLIGAVAASALVYYYSKDLPDTAQLRNYEPPVTTRLHANDGSILAEYSRERRLFLPSSAIPALVKQAFISAEDKNFYTHNGIDPEGVVRALSVLAQGGRHVQGASTITQQVAKNFLVGNERSIDRKIREALISFRIEAAYSKERILELYLNEIYLGLGNYGVAAAALNYFNKSVNELTLAEAAYLAALPKGPNNYHPFQHRDRAIERRNYVIDRMEADGVVTHLEAEKAKAEPLGVNPRALSPNTYVAGYFAEEVRRELLDRYKDKGLYEGGLSVRTTLDPKMQAWSRKALADGLVRFDEAHGFRGAMNHIDVSSDWGVPLAGIPALGDIKPWRLAVVLDVNEAGARVGLQPGREASGDVARERETGLLTAEGMRWTGRGPRGALTVGDVIYVEPMVGNPGHFRLRQIPEISGAMVAMDPYTGRVFSMVGGFSFDQSEFNRASQALRQPGSSFKPFVYATALDNGYTPSSSILDEPISIQQADGSYWTPENFEGGHGTGAHPLNYGIVHSKNMMTVRLAKDVGMPLIAEYAKRFGVYDDMGPYLSLSLGAGETTLLKMVTGYSMLANGGKRIKPTLIDRVQDRWGKTIFRHDERQCLGCDAAKWDNQNEPKLIDKREQVLDPLTAYQITNIMEGVIQRGTGVSIKSVGKHLAGKTGTTNEAKDLWFVGFSPDLAVGVYIGYDRPRSMGSHAQAALFAAPIFRDFMTVALKDKPDTPFRVPPGIKLISVNPSTGLRTASGGELWPFKPGTAPPDSYTSGEGGGPRQLNTPHDVDQQVGSGTGGLY; encoded by the coding sequence ATGCGACTTCTCGCAAGGTTTCTAGGCTTTGTCTTCGCGACCGGCACGATCGTCTTTTTGATCGGCGCCGTCGCGGCCTCCGCGCTGGTCTACTATTATTCCAAGGATCTGCCGGATACGGCGCAGCTACGAAACTACGAGCCCCCGGTCACGACGCGTCTTCACGCCAATGACGGCTCCATTCTGGCCGAATATTCGCGCGAGCGGCGCCTGTTCCTGCCGAGCTCCGCCATTCCGGCGCTCGTGAAGCAGGCCTTCATCTCGGCCGAAGACAAGAATTTCTACACCCATAACGGCATCGACCCGGAAGGCGTCGTGCGCGCGCTCTCGGTGCTGGCGCAGGGCGGCCGGCATGTGCAGGGCGCCTCGACGATCACCCAGCAGGTCGCCAAAAACTTCCTCGTCGGCAATGAGCGCTCGATCGACCGCAAAATTCGCGAGGCGCTGATCTCCTTTCGCATCGAGGCCGCCTATTCCAAGGAGCGCATCCTCGAGCTCTATCTCAACGAGATCTACCTCGGCCTCGGCAACTATGGCGTCGCCGCGGCGGCGCTCAATTACTTCAACAAATCGGTCAATGAGCTGACGCTCGCCGAAGCCGCCTATCTCGCCGCGCTGCCCAAGGGCCCCAATAATTACCATCCCTTCCAGCATCGCGACCGCGCGATCGAGCGCCGCAACTATGTGATCGACCGCATGGAGGCCGATGGCGTCGTGACGCATCTGGAGGCGGAGAAGGCCAAGGCGGAGCCGCTCGGCGTCAACCCGCGCGCCCTCTCGCCCAATACTTACGTCGCCGGCTATTTCGCCGAGGAAGTGCGCCGCGAGCTGCTCGACCGCTACAAGGACAAGGGCCTCTATGAGGGCGGGCTGTCGGTGCGCACGACGCTCGACCCCAAGATGCAGGCCTGGTCCCGCAAGGCGCTGGCGGACGGCCTCGTGCGCTTCGACGAGGCGCATGGCTTCCGCGGCGCCATGAACCATATCGACGTCTCTTCCGATTGGGGCGTCCCGCTCGCCGGCATTCCTGCGCTCGGCGACATCAAGCCCTGGCGCCTCGCCGTGGTGCTCGACGTCAACGAAGCGGGCGCCCGCGTCGGCCTGCAGCCGGGCCGCGAGGCTTCCGGCGACGTGGCGCGCGAGCGCGAGACCGGCCTGCTCACGGCCGAGGGCATGCGTTGGACCGGCCGCGGCCCGCGCGGCGCGCTCACGGTCGGCGACGTGATCTATGTCGAGCCGATGGTGGGCAATCCGGGCCACTTCCGCCTACGCCAGATCCCCGAAATCTCGGGCGCCATGGTGGCGATGGACCCCTATACGGGCCGCGTCTTCTCCATGGTCGGCGGCTTCTCCTTCGACCAATCGGAGTTCAATCGCGCCAGCCAGGCGCTGCGCCAGCCGGGCTCCTCCTTCAAGCCCTTCGTCTATGCGACGGCGCTCGACAATGGCTATACGCCCTCCTCGTCCATCCTCGACGAGCCCATTTCGATCCAGCAGGCCGACGGCAGCTATTGGACGCCGGAGAACTTCGAAGGCGGCCACGGCACCGGCGCGCATCCGCTCAATTACGGCATCGTCCATTCGAAGAACATGATGACGGTGCGCCTCGCCAAGGACGTCGGCATGCCGCTCATCGCCGAATACGCCAAGCGTTTCGGCGTTTACGACGACATGGGCCCTTATCTCTCGCTGTCGCTGGGCGCCGGCGAGACGACGCTGCTCAAGATGGTCACCGGCTATTCCATGCTGGCCAATGGCGGCAAGCGCATCAAGCCGACGCTGATCGACCGCGTGCAGGACCGCTGGGGCAAGACCATCTTCCGCCACGACGAGCGCCAGTGCCTGGGCTGCGACGCGGCGAAATGGGACAATCAGAACGAGCCCAAGCTGATCGACAAGCGCGAGCAGGTGCTCGACCCGCTCACCGCCTATCAGATCACCAACATCATGGAAGGCGTCATCCAGCGCGGCACCGGCGTGTCGATCAAATCCGTCGGCAAGCATCTCGCCGGCAAGACCGGCACGACCAATGAGGCGAAGGACCTCTGGTTCGTGGGCTTCTCGCCGGACCTCGCCGTCGGCGTCTATATCGGCTACGACCGCCCGCGCTCCATGGGCAGCCACGCCCAGGCCGCGCTCTTCGCCGCGCCGATCTTCCGCGACTTCATGACGGTCGCCCTCAAGGACAAGCCGGATACGCCGTTCCGCGTGCCGCCGGGCATCAAGCTGATCTCGGTCAATCCGAGCACCGGCCTGCGCACCGCGAGCGGCGGCGAGCTCTGGCCCTTCAAGCCGGGCACCGCGCCGCCGGATTCCTACACGAGCGGCGAAGGCGGCGGCCCCCGCCAGCTCAATACGCCGCATGACGTCGACCAGCAGGTCGGCAGCGGCACGGGCGGGCTTTACTGA